The following proteins are co-located in the Mycolicibacterium goodii genome:
- a CDS encoding GNAT family N-acetyltransferase: MTDIDTDTADALEPVLKRELTDISDAVRAVPAPPVPVLAEPYRIRLADAEADCELVSEWMNRPHLVEAWEYPWPPQRWRRYLQAQLDGEYSRPLIMDFRGKPAGYVELYRAAKDSIAPRYAADPHDVGMHAAIADLRFVNRGIAPILLPRIVASVFEQEPDCRRIMFDPDHRNTGARRLCEWAGCAFLGEHQMSNRRMALYALPRTPGDIPESALS, encoded by the coding sequence ATGACCGACATCGATACCGACACCGCAGACGCGCTCGAACCTGTTCTCAAGCGCGAATTGACGGACATCTCCGACGCCGTACGCGCGGTGCCGGCACCCCCGGTCCCGGTGCTCGCCGAGCCGTACCGCATCCGCCTCGCCGACGCCGAGGCCGACTGTGAACTGGTGTCGGAGTGGATGAACCGCCCGCATCTAGTGGAGGCCTGGGAGTATCCCTGGCCGCCGCAGCGCTGGCGCCGTTATCTGCAGGCACAACTCGACGGCGAGTACTCCCGTCCGTTGATCATGGATTTCCGCGGGAAACCGGCCGGCTATGTCGAGTTGTACCGCGCGGCCAAGGATTCCATCGCACCGCGGTATGCCGCTGACCCGCACGACGTCGGAATGCACGCGGCCATCGCCGATCTGCGGTTCGTCAATCGTGGAATCGCCCCGATCCTGCTGCCGCGCATCGTCGCCAGCGTGTTCGAGCAGGAACCGGACTGCAGGCGCATCATGTTCGACCCTGACCACCGCAACACCGGCGCGCGGCGGCTCTGCGAGTGGGCGGGTTGCGCGTTCCTCGGGGAGCATCAGATGTCGAACCGGCGCATGGCGCTCTACGCGCTGCCCCGCACCCCCGGCGACATCCCCGAAAGCGCACTTTCGTAG
- a CDS encoding IclR family transcriptional regulator produces the protein MIQAVDRALRILTVLQGGRRMSLGEIASAIELAPSTVHGLVRTLLAHGMVQQESDSGRYRLGPATLRLGNVYLDTLELRSRVTVWAESLARRTGCAVRTAVLLFDEVVVVAHEPRPDGTRQMPEVGIVIPAHASALGKAMLAFQADHRVNTPLRSMTGETVTDPATLQEQLQQARRTGLASEAEEAVLGECSIAAAVFDATGEVAGAIGLVVPAARWPLAADAVDALRDTARAVSRELGAPVWPARGA, from the coding sequence ATGATCCAGGCGGTGGATCGCGCCCTCCGGATCCTCACGGTGTTGCAGGGCGGGCGCCGGATGAGCCTGGGCGAGATCGCGTCCGCCATCGAGCTCGCGCCGTCGACCGTGCACGGCCTGGTGCGCACGCTGCTCGCGCACGGCATGGTGCAGCAGGAGTCGGACTCCGGCCGGTACCGCCTCGGGCCGGCGACACTGCGGCTCGGCAACGTCTACCTCGACACCCTCGAACTGCGCTCGCGCGTCACCGTGTGGGCCGAGAGCCTCGCCCGGCGGACCGGATGCGCGGTGCGCACCGCGGTGCTGCTGTTCGACGAGGTCGTCGTCGTCGCACACGAACCGCGCCCCGACGGCACCCGGCAGATGCCCGAGGTCGGTATCGTCATCCCCGCGCACGCCAGCGCCCTCGGCAAGGCGATGTTGGCGTTCCAGGCCGACCACCGCGTGAACACGCCGCTGCGCAGCATGACCGGTGAGACCGTCACCGATCCCGCGACGTTGCAGGAGCAACTGCAGCAGGCGCGCCGCACCGGGCTGGCGAGCGAGGCCGAGGAGGCCGTGCTCGGTGAATGTTCCATCGCCGCAGCGGTGTTCGACGCCACCGGGGAGGTGGCCGGCGCGATCGGCCTGGTGGTGCCCGCCGCTCGGTGGCCGCTGGCCGCCGATGCCGTCGACGCGCTGCGCGATACCGCCCGCGCGGTGTCACGTGAACTCGGTGCTCCGGTGTGGCCGGCGCGCGGGGCCTGA
- a CDS encoding DUF488 domain-containing protein, producing the protein MAPKGEVRLARVYEEPEADEGHRVLVDRLWPRGLRKDDPRIGQWLPEVAPSNELRRWYGHAPERHAEFVQRYTAELDAPDGAAALDELRGIVRAGPVVLVTATKEIELSHLSVLARLLT; encoded by the coding sequence ATGGCCCCCAAGGGAGAAGTGCGGTTGGCACGGGTGTACGAGGAGCCCGAAGCCGACGAGGGGCACCGGGTGCTTGTCGACCGGTTGTGGCCGAGGGGATTGCGTAAAGACGATCCACGCATCGGGCAGTGGTTGCCCGAGGTGGCGCCGTCCAACGAACTGCGCCGCTGGTACGGCCACGCGCCCGAGCGCCACGCCGAATTCGTCCAGCGCTACACCGCCGAACTGGATGCGCCCGACGGCGCCGCCGCGCTCGACGAGTTGCGTGGCATCGTGCGCGCCGGCCCGGTGGTGTTGGTGACCGCCACCAAGGAGATCGAGCTGAGCCATCTCTCGGTGCTGGCCCGGCTGCTCACCTGA